In Bacteroidota bacterium, a single window of DNA contains:
- a CDS encoding tyrosine-type recombinase/integrase: protein MKALTSIILDTRRSKSNGLFPVKLRITYNRQQKYYPTDFDLSPNDFKAVYEPNPRKNYKAIRNKFDDIETDARKVVEKLSVFSFKKFESTLFNLVKSTYLKDYYDSYIMSLENEGKIKTAESYRCSINSLITFANDKLKCDDINFDFLKEYEKWMLKSKKSYSTIGIYLRSLRSIINKAINDGSLHPDLYPFGKNQYQIKKAPKSKKALKPSDIEVFFKHDYKSLAEKEKAKNFWFFSFFGNGINFKDIANLRYKNIDGDYCCFLRAKTTEASSEVIEVRFYLLSELKKIISKYGNKNRTLNNYIFPILKEGMSPKDQNRKIAQFIKTTNKWLGRISEDLKLEFKITTYTARHSFATHLKNKNASTEYISESLGHSNIYTTKAYLDSFGDELKKKNAEELLKF, encoded by the coding sequence ATGAAAGCACTGACATCAATAATTCTTGATACTCGAAGGTCTAAATCGAATGGACTTTTTCCAGTAAAACTTAGAATCACATATAATCGACAACAGAAGTATTATCCAACTGACTTTGATTTGTCACCAAATGACTTTAAAGCAGTTTATGAGCCTAATCCAAGAAAGAATTATAAAGCTATTAGAAATAAATTTGATGATATAGAAACTGATGCAAGAAAAGTTGTAGAAAAGCTGTCTGTATTTAGTTTTAAGAAGTTTGAGAGTACTCTATTTAATTTGGTTAAAAGCACTTATTTAAAGGATTATTATGACAGTTATATAATGAGTCTTGAAAATGAAGGAAAAATAAAGACTGCAGAATCATACAGATGCAGTATAAACTCCTTAATCACATTTGCTAATGATAAACTTAAGTGCGATGATATCAATTTTGATTTTCTAAAAGAATATGAGAAATGGATGCTAAAATCAAAAAAGTCTTATTCTACAATTGGAATTTATCTTAGGTCACTTCGGTCAATTATTAACAAAGCAATAAATGATGGGAGCTTGCATCCTGATTTGTACCCTTTTGGAAAGAATCAATATCAAATTAAAAAAGCCCCTAAGTCGAAGAAAGCTTTAAAACCTTCTGATATTGAAGTCTTTTTTAAGCATGATTACAAGTCATTGGCTGAAAAAGAGAAGGCTAAGAATTTTTGGTTTTTCAGTTTTTTTGGTAATGGTATTAATTTTAAGGATATCGCCAATCTTAGATACAAAAATATTGATGGAGATTATTGTTGTTTTTTAAGAGCAAAAACAACAGAAGCTAGCTCTGAAGTAATTGAGGTTAGATTTTATCTGCTTTCAGAACTTAAAAAAATAATTTCAAAATATGGAAATAAGAACAGAACACTTAACAATTATATTTTTCCAATACTGAAAGAAGGTATGTCTCCAAAAGATCAAAATAGGAAAATTGCTCAATTTATTAAGACAACAAATAAATGGCTTGGAAGGATATCTGAAGACCTGAAATTAGAATTTAAAATAACTACCTATACTGCAAGGCATAGTTTTGCAACACACTTAAAAAATAAGAATGCATCTACAGAGTATATTTCTGAATCACTTGGTCATTCTAACATATATACTACAAAGGCATACTTGGATAGCTTTGGTGATGAATTAAAGAAGAAGAACGCTGAAGAACTATTGAAATTCTGA
- a CDS encoding nucleotidyl transferase AbiEii/AbiGii toxin family protein, translating into MNLHNDTKLFDQAIRATAQQMQLKEIYIEKDYWVTYALHTIFNHEIGKQTVFQGGTALTKCYGLIDRFSEDIDLVVTRTEKETANQLKNKIKTITNVVEAIMPEVEIEGVTQKMGMNRKTGHSYPKSFKGDFGQVRDVIILESTWLGYFEPFTTSKIKSFIYDMMLETGQEKMIKDYCLQPFTVQVLDTKRTICEKIMSLVRFSYSENPIEDLRAKVRHTYDLHQLLKNDKFSTFFNSEDFDVMLLRVAHDDVYSFRNNNDWLTNHPNQSLFFAELEKTWEQIKKEYSDTFKQLVYGDFPNEDMILESFKLIKKRLENIKWSVEINN; encoded by the coding sequence ATGAACTTACATAACGACACTAAACTATTTGATCAGGCAATCAGAGCAACTGCTCAACAAATGCAGTTAAAAGAAATTTATATAGAAAAAGATTACTGGGTAACTTATGCTTTGCATACCATCTTCAATCACGAAATTGGCAAACAGACCGTATTTCAAGGGGGGACTGCTTTAACAAAATGTTATGGACTAATTGATCGTTTTTCCGAGGATATCGATTTGGTGGTTACTCGAACCGAAAAAGAAACAGCCAATCAGCTGAAGAATAAAATTAAAACCATTACAAATGTAGTAGAAGCTATAATGCCAGAAGTTGAGATTGAAGGTGTTACTCAGAAAATGGGTATGAACAGAAAAACAGGGCATAGTTATCCTAAATCATTCAAGGGTGATTTTGGTCAAGTTCGTGATGTAATAATTCTTGAATCAACCTGGTTGGGATACTTTGAGCCTTTTACTACCAGTAAAATTAAATCCTTCATTTACGACATGATGCTAGAAACTGGGCAAGAAAAAATGATTAAAGATTACTGCTTGCAACCATTCACAGTTCAAGTACTGGATACTAAAAGAACGATTTGTGAAAAAATAATGTCATTGGTACGTTTTTCATATAGTGAAAATCCAATTGAAGATTTAAGAGCCAAAGTGCGTCACACCTATGATTTACATCAACTTTTAAAGAATGATAAATTTTCAACATTCTTTAATTCAGAAGATTTTGATGTCATGCTTTTAAGAGTAGCTCATGACGATGTTTATAGTTTTCGAAACAATAATGATTGGTTGACTAACCATCCAAATCAATCACTATTTTTCGCTGAACTGGAAAAAACATGGGAACAAATAAAAAAGGAGTATTCTGACACTTTTAAACAATTGGTCTATGGAGACTTTCCAAATGAAGATATGATTTTGGAATCATTTAAATTGATTAAAAAACGACTAGAGAATATAAAATGGAGTGTTGAGATAAATAATTAA
- a CDS encoding Omp28-related outer membrane protein — protein sequence MKQALLLFLLLGITKLHPQQLISTELSTGNKKNVLLEVSTSALVQYSPEGDLFAQNIKDSIPNCIVVKHHCFNFFKDSMSIPQSKLWFSSYLTGIPSATVDRSITSIGGSSIGLGRDNWQEAINERLAMTARYQLNMKINYNSDNRKIVVKLKGKALENFVDYIIFNLYVVEDSVHHSGPGYDQLNNYNNTPGHPFYGKGDPIKNYMHMDVVRDMLKGPWGDFGATNPSLNQEDSLVFSFTVPLQINIHNLRIVGTVAIWDFYELGNREILNCIDSKIANCSLIKTNPTDQTATLGAQTQFIVEAIDSHVTYQWQVDEGTAYKNLINDSQYFGVTNDTLIVSNLLESNNNQKFRCCLSLDQCNDISTIALLHITSTSKVQKDYEKFHIYPNPVSTILSIQIPFEYIGTNYIITDISGKMMLHGKLMYSTNQIEIKELADGFYFIKHANSNDQPVKFLKKSK from the coding sequence ATGAAACAAGCATTACTACTCTTTTTACTTTTAGGTATTACAAAATTGCACCCTCAACAACTAATTTCAACTGAACTTAGTACGGGAAACAAAAAAAATGTTTTATTGGAAGTTTCAACATCTGCCTTAGTTCAATATTCACCCGAAGGAGATCTTTTTGCTCAAAATATCAAAGACAGCATTCCCAATTGCATAGTTGTAAAACACCATTGTTTTAACTTCTTCAAAGATTCAATGAGTATTCCTCAATCTAAGCTTTGGTTTTCATCTTATCTCACTGGTATTCCAAGTGCTACTGTCGACAGATCAATTACATCAATTGGTGGAAGCAGTATTGGTTTGGGAAGAGATAATTGGCAAGAGGCTATAAATGAGCGTTTGGCTATGACAGCCAGATATCAATTAAACATGAAAATAAATTACAATTCCGACAACAGGAAAATTGTGGTCAAGTTAAAAGGCAAAGCATTAGAAAATTTTGTCGATTATATTATTTTCAATTTATATGTAGTTGAAGATAGTGTACATCATTCAGGGCCTGGATATGATCAACTCAATAACTATAACAATACACCAGGACATCCTTTTTATGGCAAGGGAGACCCGATAAAAAACTACATGCATATGGATGTGGTGAGAGACATGCTCAAAGGACCTTGGGGAGACTTTGGTGCCACCAATCCTTCATTAAACCAGGAAGATTCATTGGTGTTCAGTTTTACGGTTCCATTGCAAATAAACATACATAATTTGCGCATAGTAGGAACAGTAGCCATTTGGGATTTTTATGAATTGGGCAATAGAGAAATACTAAATTGTATTGACAGCAAAATAGCCAATTGCAGCTTAATTAAAACCAATCCGACTGACCAAACTGCTACTTTAGGTGCACAAACACAATTTATCGTTGAAGCCATCGACTCACATGTTACTTATCAATGGCAAGTAGATGAAGGTACTGCTTACAAGAATTTAATCAACGATAGTCAATATTTTGGAGTAACAAACGACACTTTAATTGTAAGCAATCTGCTTGAATCAAACAACAATCAAAAATTCAGATGCTGCCTGTCATTGGATCAATGCAATGATATTTCGACAATAGCATTATTGCATATCACTTCAACAAGTAAAGTGCAAAAAGACTATGAAAAATTTCATATATACCCCAATCCAGTTTCAACAATATTGTCCATTCAAATCCCTTTTGAATATATTGGAACAAATTATATTATTACAGATATATCAGGAAAGATGATGCTTCATGGAAAATTGATGTATTCTACAAATCAAATAGAAATCAAGGAGCTGGCAGACGGTTTTTATTTTATTAAGCATGCGAACTCAAATGATCAGCCCGTTAAATTTCTTAAAAAAAGTAAATAA